The following proteins are encoded in a genomic region of Littorina saxatilis isolate snail1 unplaced genomic scaffold, US_GU_Lsax_2.0 scaffold_1821, whole genome shotgun sequence:
- the LOC138957644 gene encoding acidic leucine-rich nuclear phosphoprotein 32 family member A-like: MFASTRNGRKATRNDGEEKKDEEKEEEEKDGYVEKDGEEKKDEEKEEEEKEEEEKDGYVEKDGEEKKDEEKEEEEKDGYVEKDGEEKKDEKKEEEEKEEEEKEEEPL, from the exons atgtttgcaagcactcgcaacggtcgcaaggccactcgcaac GATGGAGAGGAGAAAAAGGAcgaagagaaggaggaggaggagaaggatggATACGTGGAGAAGGATGGAGAGGAGAAAAAGGAcgaagagaaggaggaggaggagaaggaggaggaggagaaggatggGTACGTGGAGAAGGATGGAGAGGAGAAAAAGGAcgaagagaaggaggaggaggagaaggatggGTACGTGGAGAAGGATGGAGAGGAGAAAAAGGAcgaaaagaaggaagaagaggagaaggaggaggaggagaaggaggaggagccTCTGTGA